A window of the Oscillospiraceae bacterium NTUH-002-81 genome harbors these coding sequences:
- a CDS encoding DUF3847 domain-containing protein has protein sequence MGKSLEQLKREYEKTTVLLEQEKRKMQRLKNRQAYLESGSRKQRTHRLITHGAAIESIVPQTKELTETEFYSLMDNLLHLPQSVQLIQSAMESHSRSTAQEKGGD, from the coding sequence ATGGGAAAATCTTTAGAACAGTTAAAAAGAGAATATGAAAAAACCACCGTCCTGCTGGAACAGGAAAAACGGAAAATGCAGCGTTTGAAAAACCGGCAGGCATATCTGGAAAGCGGCTCCCGGAAACAGCGGACGCACCGGCTGATTACCCACGGGGCAGCCATTGAGAGCATTGTGCCACAGACAAAGGAGCTGACCGAAACAGAATTTTATTCCCTGATGGATAATCTCCTGCACCTGCCGCAATCGGTACAGCTCATCCAGTCCGCTATGGAGAGCCACAGCCGGAGTACAGCGCAGGAGAAAGGCGGTGACTAA
- a CDS encoding transposase has protein sequence MNILQKIFIEHYEEMIYLQHPRDAIVENVEKMIHCGDPSYGGAMYICPNCGNFKFTAFRCHSRFCPTCGNMYSIDRTTAMSFKIIDVQHRHCVFTIDDSLRPFFLKDRSLLNCLFSAVNSVISRMFHKENKSELFTPGFICVLHTFGRDLKWNPHIHCLVSEGGVGNTLSWRHFKHFNYHFLRDAFQTALLNELHQKIGPAFKKVKSAIYAKDKNGFYVRAMPNKCNPSQVIKYIGRYLGRPVIATSRIDSYDGDFVTFHYNRHEDNKLITETVPVLEFIDRLTQHIPEKHFKMIRYYGIYARHRNSDNFLRKAISREKHNFFLSLNR, from the coding sequence ATGAATATCTTACAAAAAATTTTTATCGAACATTATGAAGAAATGATTTATCTTCAACATCCTCGTGATGCTATTGTTGAGAATGTAGAAAAAATGATTCATTGTGGCGATCCATCTTATGGTGGCGCCATGTATATTTGTCCCAATTGTGGTAATTTCAAATTTACTGCTTTTCGTTGTCATTCTCGCTTCTGTCCAACTTGTGGTAACATGTATTCCATTGACAGAACTACTGCTATGTCTTTTAAGATTATTGATGTACAACATCGGCATTGTGTTTTTACCATTGATGATTCTTTGCGGCCTTTTTTTCTTAAAGACCGTTCTCTTCTTAACTGCCTTTTTTCGGCAGTCAACAGCGTGATTTCTCGTATGTTCCATAAAGAAAATAAATCTGAATTATTTACTCCTGGATTTATTTGCGTCCTTCATACCTTTGGCAGAGATTTAAAATGGAATCCTCACATTCACTGCCTTGTTTCTGAAGGTGGTGTTGGTAATACTCTTTCCTGGCGACACTTCAAACATTTTAACTATCATTTTTTACGTGATGCGTTCCAAACTGCTCTTTTAAATGAACTCCATCAAAAAATAGGTCCAGCTTTCAAAAAAGTAAAATCTGCTATCTATGCAAAAGATAAAAATGGTTTTTATGTTCGCGCCATGCCTAACAAGTGTAATCCTTCTCAGGTTATCAAATATATCGGTCGTTATCTTGGCAGACCTGTTATTGCTACTTCTCGCATTGATTCTTACGATGGTGATTTTGTCACCTTCCATTACAACCGTCATGAAGACAATAAACTTATTACAGAAACTGTTCCTGTTTTGGAATTCATTGACCGCTTAACACAACACATCCCTGAAAAACATTTTAAAATGATTCGCTATTATGGTATTTACGCTCGTCACCGTAATTCTGACAATTTTTTACGAAAAGCCATTTCCAGAGAAAAACATAACTTTTTTCTTTCACTCAATAGGTGA
- a CDS encoding helix-turn-helix domain-containing protein produces MNDKKRLSSYDDLPLVLDVADIQRIMGISRVSAYELVHTPGFPAFRRGRLIKVSKIAFFEWMAKGSETVPKSNK; encoded by the coding sequence ATGAACGATAAAAAAAGATTGAGCAGCTATGACGATTTACCGCTGGTTCTGGATGTGGCAGACATCCAGCGGATTATGGGAATTTCAAGAGTGAGCGCATATGAGCTGGTACACACCCCCGGCTTCCCAGCGTTCCGCAGGGGCAGACTTATCAAGGTCAGCAAGATTGCTTTTTTTGAATGGATGGCAAAAGGCTCCGAGACCGTACCGAAAAGCAACAAATAA
- a CDS encoding DUF6076 domain-containing protein, with protein sequence MENQFVRHEPCFERILFVLTLDKKKMKERILIGEEQQIRFRLDGSKSAEVLCDMTRPLGTFLINFEQDTDREWNLYGLSPLRQALHSNRWKQPELEQAASEFLWKKYLSNEPLKMYVAFRIWNSYLLAREPRDRNAACDRFMDKMSSLTGVFHDGAMSFDKETGKPKRFQAGSLYFKGAPSEDTRLDLWFPENRRTEECVSAYASLYPLITYYLNRLNDWGLCFRQCKVCGKYFLAKSQRYELCSDKCRKAQALQNKREFDERARENNYDLLYKNECQNWRNKINRAKNTNGFPADRLEKIQATFADFKKEALQRKKAVKTGTASPKEFTDWLYQQSNVIVELTDY encoded by the coding sequence ATGGAAAACCAGTTTGTGCGGCATGAACCGTGTTTTGAGAGGATTTTGTTTGTCCTGACGCTGGACAAAAAGAAAATGAAAGAACGGATTTTGATTGGGGAAGAACAGCAGATTCGCTTCCGGCTGGACGGGAGCAAAAGTGCAGAGGTGCTTTGTGATATGACACGCCCGCTGGGAACTTTTCTGATAAATTTTGAGCAGGACACGGACAGGGAATGGAACTTATATGGGCTTTCTCCGCTGCGTCAAGCCCTCCATTCCAACCGATGGAAACAGCCGGAGCTGGAACAGGCGGCAAGCGAATTTCTCTGGAAGAAATATCTTAGCAATGAACCTCTGAAAATGTATGTGGCGTTCCGTATCTGGAACAGTTATCTGCTTGCCAGAGAACCCCGTGACCGTAACGCTGCCTGTGACCGCTTCATGGATAAAATGAGCAGCCTGACCGGGGTATTCCATGATGGAGCCATGAGCTTTGATAAGGAGACAGGAAAACCGAAACGCTTTCAGGCTGGCAGCCTTTATTTCAAAGGCGCACCGTCCGAAGATACCCGGCTTGACCTCTGGTTCCCGGAAAACCGGCGCACAGAAGAATGTGTGTCTGCCTATGCGTCCCTCTATCCGCTTATAACCTATTACCTGAACCGACTGAATGATTGGGGGCTATGCTTCCGGCAGTGTAAGGTCTGCGGAAAATATTTTCTGGCAAAGAGCCAGCGGTATGAGCTGTGCAGCGACAAATGCCGCAAGGCGCAGGCACTTCAAAACAAGCGGGAGTTTGACGAACGAGCCAGAGAAAATAACTATGATTTACTTTATAAAAATGAGTGCCAGAACTGGCGCAACAAAATCAACCGGGCAAAGAATACCAACGGCTTTCCAGCTGACCGTCTGGAAAAAATACAAGCTACCTTTGCTGACTTCAAGAAAGAAGCATTGCAGAGAAAAAAGGCTGTAAAAACAGGAACAGCCAGCCCGAAAGAATTTACGGACTGGCTGTATCAGCAGAGTAATGTAATTGTGGAGCTGACAGATTATTAA
- a CDS encoding response regulator transcription factor, with translation MCFHLKHNWKQDSPLTEFQEGDLYICLEYRRVIVHEQEIALTIKEFDILLLLIMNPNRVFTYEVIMDLVWNEDYTYYSRKAINNHVCNLRKKLKTEPGDPDYIKSVTGIGYKFALP, from the coding sequence ATGTGTTTTCACTTAAAGCACAACTGGAAGCAAGACAGTCCGCTTACGGAATTTCAAGAGGGCGATTTATACATCTGTCTGGAATACAGGCGTGTGATTGTTCATGAGCAGGAAATCGCCCTGACTATAAAAGAGTTCGACATCCTGCTTCTGCTCATTATGAACCCGAACCGGGTATTTACCTATGAGGTTATCATGGATTTGGTTTGGAACGAAGATTACACCTACTATTCCCGGAAAGCCATCAATAACCATGTATGCAATCTGCGGAAAAAGTTAAAGACAGAACCGGGCGATCCTGATTATATCAAAAGCGTTACCGGTATCGGATATAAATTTGCACTGCCATAA
- a CDS encoding IS110 family transposase, giving the protein MTMYFVGIDISKYKHDCCIISAANQKVVSKFTFKNDKSGFEQLNLILNSLSTPEDIKIGFESTAHYALNLELFLENANHSFMEINPVLIKDFKKSQTLRRTKTDSIDCELIARWLMTVEYKPHSKGFYHAYSLKSLTRLRDRLVRQRSFYLVKITNVLDHTFPEFKPFFHERLSKTALYLLENYGSAEKIARMNSASYEKLRSISRGKFSPQQFIRLKELAANTVGVNNSIFDVELNSLLTLYKSLVDEIKTLESEINRLVDEVHPHYMSIPGIGPISAAIIYAEYGDISNFSSPNQMLAFAGIEPSVHESGTEAYNGKMVKHGSSQLRYVLINCCLPLIRFDVTFATYYARKRSENKPHRVAITHVAKKLVRVIYALESQDIDFDPKKLR; this is encoded by the coding sequence ATGACCATGTACTTTGTTGGAATCGATATTTCCAAGTACAAGCACGACTGTTGCATCATATCAGCAGCCAACCAGAAAGTTGTTTCAAAGTTTACTTTCAAAAATGATAAGTCCGGTTTTGAACAACTAAATCTTATCTTAAATTCACTCTCCACTCCTGAGGATATAAAAATAGGGTTTGAATCAACTGCCCATTATGCCCTCAATCTTGAACTCTTCCTTGAAAATGCCAACCACAGCTTCATGGAAATTAATCCAGTTTTAATCAAGGATTTCAAGAAGTCTCAGACTCTCCGACGCACCAAAACCGATTCTATCGACTGCGAGTTAATAGCCCGTTGGTTAATGACTGTTGAATACAAACCCCATTCAAAAGGATTTTACCACGCTTATTCCTTAAAGTCATTAACTCGTTTACGGGACAGGCTGGTTCGCCAGCGTTCTTTTTATCTTGTTAAAATTACAAACGTTCTTGACCACACCTTTCCAGAGTTCAAACCGTTCTTCCATGAGCGTTTATCTAAAACTGCCTTATACCTCCTTGAAAACTACGGCTCCGCTGAAAAGATAGCAAGAATGAATTCCGCATCCTATGAGAAACTTCGATCCATTTCCAGAGGAAAATTTTCTCCCCAGCAGTTTATTCGCTTGAAAGAACTTGCCGCTAATACAGTCGGTGTAAACAACTCTATCTTCGATGTAGAACTTAATAGTCTGCTGACCTTATACAAGTCCCTTGTAGATGAAATCAAAACATTAGAAAGCGAAATCAACAGACTGGTAGATGAAGTGCATCCACACTATATGTCCATTCCAGGTATCGGTCCTATATCCGCTGCTATCATTTACGCTGAATATGGTGATATTTCAAACTTCTCCAGTCCTAACCAGATGCTTGCTTTTGCCGGAATAGAACCCAGCGTACATGAGTCAGGAACTGAAGCATATAATGGCAAGATGGTAAAACACGGTTCCTCACAGCTACGATATGTGCTTATCAACTGCTGTCTGCCGTTGATACGGTTTGATGTGACATTTGCTACATACTATGCCAGAAAACGTTCAGAGAACAAGCCTCACCGGGTTGCTATCACTCATGTAGCTAAGAAGCTTGTCAGAGTCATCTATGCATTGGAGAGTCAAGATATCGACTTTGACCCAAAGAAACTTCGATGA
- a CDS encoding response regulator transcription factor: MARIMVVEDDVYMREELTDLLRKSGYETVALFDFENAISEIAEYSPDLVLLDINLPFHSGFEICKELKAKQIGTALVLTARDKLQDELHALGLGADDYLTKPCNMERLLARIKNLLRRKEEQIRQGLLDGNGFLLDPNTFTIYVGKSSSLMPPNEGKILLALLKKSPNLVTKHELCNVLWGTEEYIDENALQVTFTRLRKTLREFGLEDRIETVRGQGYRLKEQVRL; the protein is encoded by the coding sequence TTGGCACGAATTATGGTAGTTGAAGATGATGTTTATATGCGGGAAGAACTGACGGATTTATTGAGAAAGTCGGGGTATGAAACAGTTGCGTTATTTGATTTTGAAAACGCAATATCGGAAATTGCAGAGTATTCCCCCGATTTGGTTTTGCTCGACATAAATCTTCCATTTCATTCCGGCTTTGAAATCTGCAAAGAATTAAAAGCAAAGCAGATTGGAACAGCGTTGGTATTGACAGCAAGAGATAAATTGCAGGACGAACTTCACGCATTAGGATTGGGAGCTGACGACTACTTAACAAAGCCGTGTAATATGGAGCGCCTGCTTGCCCGCATTAAAAATTTATTACGACGCAAAGAGGAACAGATACGGCAAGGTTTACTGGACGGGAACGGATTTTTACTTGACCCAAACACCTTTACAATCTATGTGGGAAAGAGTTCTTCCCTCATGCCACCCAATGAGGGAAAAATATTGCTTGCGCTTTTGAAGAAAAGCCCTAATCTTGTTACCAAACATGAGCTGTGCAACGTGCTTTGGGGAACGGAAGAATACATTGACGAAAATGCGCTGCAAGTAACCTTTACGCGATTGAGGAAAACGCTCCGTGAATTTGGTCTTGAAGATCGGATAGAAACAGTACGCGGGCAAGGCTACCGCTTGAAAGAGCAGGTGCGATTATGA
- a CDS encoding ABC transporter permease: MFFNLAWRNSKRSRNENLIYFLTMVTAVAAFYIVLSLGAQDVIRFLSSLESDAVERLLTNLLPTVYVCALLFVFFLVVFANKYQLECRSRELGLYLMFGMTKTRLFTQIMTEGLITSLVALLGGLICGGFLSEVISLATARLVGHGIIAHQSSFSLSAVFFTILGFLIIQCVALFILCGKLFKKEVHQLLYGEMAKKQHTGSTHGSLLSLVIGTAVLLVAYWVAIEHFMAGGGVMLLVAVLLGIVGTILFIRGIARLLSIVAASNKRKATNGLYVFTLRQLHENVVYKYISISVASILMMLTIMFIANGSATIMSHGNELTRTSAVYDFTVMGEEQNIEQYLSDEQMRVYVANLNRMETGNMKRPASGEMKSFVDWSVLRKEIVQNLPEGVIDPATQEAASCELGSHQPAALNLLGFIDTGSVAPYMLPVSSYNRLLEAAGEKQINLENDEAVFYLNPDFLGKAQEDTIALLDRIAENAQTSGNALISIDKKSVTLVPSVPMKGLTADENVKIVTALIVSDEIYHNYVDPDTCSVYWNFCIPNELVEANGLMLSVMEARDLLKPSGLYYESYLDNFGRQLFYLISGSYTTLYMGFMLLIIACALLALQFLTQMQSTKLRYLTLSILGAQREQIKRSIYKQVLWYFLLPLMLACISGTVGLYAMQQHLYSDSTKIGQSYPLLIIMAFTVVLIMAVYGVAVARTATREIGKINYKPNS; the protein is encoded by the coding sequence ATGTTCTTTAACCTTGCATGGAGAAATTCCAAACGTAGCCGCAACGAAAATCTGATTTACTTTCTGACAATGGTAACGGCGGTAGCGGCATTTTACATTGTGCTTTCTCTCGGAGCGCAGGACGTGATACGCTTTTTAAGTAGCCTTGAAAGCGACGCCGTGGAACGGCTACTTACAAACCTTTTGCCTACTGTCTATGTTTGTGCATTATTATTTGTATTTTTCCTTGTAGTATTTGCAAATAAGTATCAGCTCGAATGTCGCAGTCGGGAATTAGGGTTATATTTGATGTTTGGTATGACAAAGACCCGATTATTTACGCAAATTATGACGGAGGGGCTTATCACTTCACTTGTCGCTCTTTTGGGTGGACTTATCTGCGGTGGTTTTCTATCCGAAGTTATCAGCCTTGCAACGGCACGTTTAGTCGGACACGGTATTATTGCACATCAATCAAGTTTTTCGTTAAGCGCAGTTTTCTTTACGATATTGGGATTTTTAATTATCCAATGTGTGGCGTTGTTTATACTATGTGGAAAATTGTTTAAGAAAGAAGTTCACCAACTGCTTTATGGAGAAATGGCAAAAAAACAACACACGGGCAGCACACACGGAAGTTTGCTATCCCTTGTAATTGGTACGGCAGTTTTACTTGTTGCATACTGGGTTGCCATAGAACACTTCATGGCTGGCGGTGGTGTAATGCTGCTTGTTGCTGTCCTGCTTGGAATTGTTGGAACAATTCTTTTTATCCGTGGCATTGCTCGGCTTTTAAGTATAGTAGCTGCTTCTAACAAACGTAAAGCGACAAATGGACTTTATGTATTTACTTTGCGACAGCTTCACGAAAATGTTGTTTATAAATATATTTCAATTAGTGTTGCGTCTATTCTGATGATGCTTACCATTATGTTTATTGCAAATGGTTCTGCAACTATTATGTCGCATGGGAATGAATTAACAAGAACTTCTGCTGTCTATGATTTTACAGTAATGGGCGAAGAACAGAATATTGAACAATACCTTTCCGACGAGCAAATGCGAGTTTATGTAGCTAATCTTAACCGTATGGAAACAGGGAACATGAAACGTCCTGCTTCCGGGGAAATGAAATCCTTTGTTGACTGGTCTGTATTAAGAAAAGAGATTGTTCAAAACTTGCCAGAGGGTGTAATAGACCCTGCTACACAAGAAGCTGCCAGTTGCGAATTAGGCTCACATCAACCCGCAGCCCTTAATCTGCTTGGATTTATTGATACGGGGAGTGTTGCTCCTTATATGCTCCCAGTTTCATCATATAATCGCTTGTTGGAAGCCGCAGGAGAAAAGCAAATAAATCTTGAAAATGACGAAGCTGTTTTTTACCTCAACCCGGACTTTTTAGGGAAAGCACAGGAAGATACCATTGCTCTGTTAGACAGGATTGCAGAGAACGCACAGACAAGCGGTAATGCGTTGATTTCCATTGACAAAAAGTCAGTTACACTTGTTCCGTCTGTACCAATGAAAGGGCTTACTGCGGATGAAAATGTTAAAATTGTAACCGCGTTGATTGTTTCCGACGAGATATATCATAACTATGTAGACCCGGACACGTGTTCCGTATATTGGAATTTCTGTATTCCGAATGAGCTTGTAGAAGCAAATGGGCTGATGTTGTCCGTTATGGAAGCACGTGATTTGCTGAAGCCGTCCGGTCTGTATTACGAAAGCTATCTTGATAATTTCGGGCGACAGCTATTTTATCTTATCTCCGGGAGTTACACGACTTTATATATGGGCTTTATGCTATTGATTATTGCGTGTGCATTGCTTGCTTTGCAATTCTTAACACAAATGCAATCGACAAAATTAAGATATTTGACACTCTCAATTTTGGGTGCGCAACGCGAACAGATAAAGCGGTCAATTTATAAACAAGTTTTATGGTATTTCCTGCTCCCCCTAATGTTGGCTTGTATAAGCGGTACGGTTGGTCTTTATGCAATGCAGCAACATTTATACTCTGACAGCACAAAGATCGGGCAATCTTATCCGTTGCTGATTATTATGGCATTTACTGTCGTTCTTATTATGGCAGTTTACGGTGTGGCTGTTGCGCGGACAGCTACACGGGAAATCGGAAAAATAAATTACAAGCCTAATTCATAA
- a CDS encoding ABC transporter ATP-binding protein, translating to MDYTKKLLEVRDLHKAYSKEGVPTKALNGITFDVLNGEYLGIMGASGSGKTTLLNCIATVIKPTSGQILLSGANISAFDGAKLAEYRGNRIGYLFQDFALLDNLTGRENILLPLSIHNIDISIAEKRLNDIAGFLGITDVLSKFPAQMSGGQKQRVAAARSLISDPDIILADEPTGALDTKAARLLMEKLREVNQSQERTILMVTHDPNAASFCSRILFIQDGVIFHELRRKVPTETREEFYARILHVMAQMGGGSANVL from the coding sequence ATGGATTATACAAAAAAACTTTTAGAAGTACGCGACCTGCACAAAGCATATTCCAAAGAAGGTGTTCCCACAAAAGCACTAAACGGAATTACCTTTGATGTTCTCAATGGCGAGTATTTGGGAATTATGGGAGCCAGCGGTTCCGGGAAAACAACATTATTGAATTGTATTGCTACGGTCATTAAACCCACCTCTGGACAAATTTTGCTCTCCGGAGCGAATATAAGTGCTTTTGACGGTGCTAAGTTAGCGGAATACCGTGGAAATAGAATTGGTTATCTGTTTCAAGACTTTGCTTTGCTTGATAATTTGACAGGCAGAGAAAATATTCTGTTGCCCTTATCCATTCACAATATAGATATTTCCATAGCCGAAAAGCGCCTAAATGATATAGCCGGATTTCTTGGAATTACTGATGTTCTTTCAAAGTTTCCGGCGCAGATGTCCGGCGGTCAAAAGCAGCGTGTAGCCGCAGCCCGTAGTTTGATTTCTGACCCGGATATTATTTTGGCTGACGAGCCGACAGGTGCATTAGATACAAAAGCCGCGCGGCTGCTCATGGAAAAGTTACGGGAAGTCAATCAATCACAAGAACGTACAATTTTAATGGTTACGCATGACCCTAACGCAGCAAGTTTCTGTTCCCGCATTTTGTTCATACAGGACGGCGTTATTTTCCATGAATTGCGTCGCAAAGTTCCGACAGAAACACGGGAAGAATTTTATGCGCGCATATTACACGTAATGGCGCAAATGGGAGGAGGGAGCGCAAATGTTCTTTAA
- a CDS encoding helix-turn-helix domain-containing protein encodes MHISYKPLWHTLVERNMRKEDLRLAAGLTTNMIANMGKGKNISMETLVRICEALNCGILDVIELEPDKEPKNEGQTG; translated from the coding sequence ATGCACATAAGCTATAAACCCCTCTGGCACACGCTGGTTGAGCGTAATATGAGAAAAGAGGACTTGCGGCTTGCCGCCGGTCTTACCACAAATATGATTGCCAACATGGGTAAGGGAAAAAATATCAGTATGGAAACGCTGGTTCGTATTTGCGAAGCCCTGAATTGTGGTATTTTGGATGTGATTGAGCTGGAGCCGGACAAAGAACCGAAAAATGAGGGACAGACGGGCTAA
- a CDS encoding ATP-binding protein, which produces MSNSLISDETRMVFLQRLEEPVTVENGGQQTTLIYYGISQNMEELNPYFECSAYNGNNSVYVVDEAGLRLFSSNGDGLLKGFNIYHILEGMEYLHGSSFDLARKELEVENIAYSNAVINDTEVYYALYRMENAEWTLIFLVPSAYVATNTVALVNTTIRMVLIFAVLLVIFSAAAIFWLMRMQQRAALEVERRNNAQLERINEELAAAVEVAEKATKAKSDFLANMSHDIRTPMNAIVGITNLMEHEADASDKLHTYIQKVQLSSRHLLSLINDILDMSKIESSEVALNQDSISLAEHATFHITVEDNGYGMEEAFVKHIFEPFTRGESSMTNKVQGTGLGMAITKNIVDLMGGTITVRSTVDRGSCFDVTLTFPIDDSVKNQVSVESLLLIAEEKELTGNLQAVLQEAGVSFFAASSEKQAEEVLQARRVEAFEQVKPGDYDAVLLDIQMPRMNGLEAS; this is translated from the coding sequence GTGAGCAATTCCCTCATTTCTGATGAAACGCGGATGGTGTTTTTGCAGCGGCTGGAAGAACCGGTGACGGTGGAGAATGGCGGCCAGCAGACAACATTGATCTATTATGGTATTTCACAGAATATGGAAGAGCTGAATCCGTATTTCGAGTGCTCTGCCTATAATGGGAATAACAGCGTATATGTGGTGGATGAAGCCGGGCTGCGGCTGTTCAGCAGCAATGGCGACGGGTTACTGAAAGGGTTTAATATCTATCATATTCTGGAAGGAATGGAGTATCTGCACGGCAGTTCTTTTGACCTGGCAAGAAAGGAACTGGAAGTGGAGAATATCGCCTATTCCAATGCAGTGATCAACGATACGGAGGTTTACTATGCGCTGTATCGGATGGAAAATGCCGAGTGGACGCTGATTTTCCTCGTTCCTTCCGCTTATGTGGCGACCAATACGGTGGCGCTGGTGAATACCACCATCCGCATGGTTCTGATTTTTGCAGTGCTGCTTGTGATTTTCAGTGCGGCGGCGATTTTCTGGCTGATGCGCATGCAGCAGCGGGCAGCGCTGGAAGTGGAGCGTAGGAACAATGCCCAGCTGGAGCGGATCAATGAGGAGCTGGCTGCTGCCGTGGAAGTGGCAGAGAAAGCGACAAAGGCCAAGAGTGATTTCCTGGCCAATATGTCCCATGACATTCGGACGCCCATGAATGCCATCGTGGGCATTACGAACCTGATGGAGCATGAGGCGGATGCTTCGGACAAGCTGCATACCTATATTCAGAAAGTACAGCTTTCCAGCCGGCATCTGCTGAGTCTCATCAACGATATTCTGGACATGAGCAAGATCGAGTCCAGTGAGGTGGCACTGAATCAGGATTCCATCAGTCTGGCGGAGCATGCCACGTTCCACATCACGGTGGAAGATAATGGATACGGCATGGAAGAGGCATTTGTAAAACATATTTTTGAACCGTTTACCCGGGGCGAAAGCTCCATGACCAACAAGGTGCAGGGAACGGGCCTTGGCATGGCGATCACGAAAAATATCGTAGACCTGATGGGAGGCACCATCACGGTGCGCAGTACGGTAGACCGGGGCAGCTGTTTTGATGTGACGCTGACTTTTCCCATTGATGACAGTGTGAAAAACCAGGTGTCCGTGGAAAGCCTGCTTCTGATTGCAGAGGAAAAGGAACTGACCGGCAATCTGCAGGCAGTGCTGCAGGAGGCGGGGGTATCTTTCTTCGCCGCATCATCGGAAAAACAGGCAGAAGAGGTTCTGCAGGCACGGCGGGTGGAAGCTTTTGAACAGGTGAAGCCTGGGGACTATGATGCGGTGCTTCTGGACATTCAGATGCCGCGGATGAACGGCCTGGAGGCATCCTGA